The Flavobacterium piscisymbiosum genome includes a region encoding these proteins:
- a CDS encoding AEC family transporter, with protein sequence MNNFILIFFFLALGLVLQHIKQFPTHIYKVLNKIVIYICLPAITLYHIPKIKWSNELLFPIASGWISFLLAFVFFHFLGKRKGWSNKLIGCLILTAGLSNSSFLGYPIIEALFGKKGLETAILVDQPGTFVVVSTLGVFVAAFYSKGSPDAFSIFKKIIFFPPFITFVVACLMNVFQYDLDLNLQTVLLKIGSLVTPLALLSVGLQLTFDRKSQHWRFLRLGLFFRLIVTPSIILVLYVFVFNQHSEAIKITIMEMAMAPMITGAILASTYGLKPKLSSMMIGFGIPISFVTLAIWYFVVSFI encoded by the coding sequence ATGAACAATTTTATCCTTATATTTTTCTTTCTAGCCCTGGGTTTGGTCTTGCAGCATATAAAGCAATTTCCAACCCATATTTATAAGGTTTTAAATAAAATTGTAATTTATATCTGTTTACCGGCAATTACCTTATATCATATTCCTAAAATAAAATGGAGTAATGAATTGTTATTCCCAATAGCCTCAGGCTGGATTAGTTTTCTACTGGCTTTTGTGTTTTTTCATTTTTTAGGAAAAAGAAAAGGCTGGTCTAATAAACTCATTGGCTGTTTGATTCTGACGGCAGGATTAAGCAATTCCTCTTTTCTTGGCTATCCTATTATTGAAGCTTTATTTGGCAAAAAAGGTTTAGAAACTGCTATTCTTGTCGATCAGCCGGGAACTTTTGTAGTGGTTTCAACTTTAGGTGTTTTTGTAGCCGCTTTTTATTCAAAAGGAAGTCCGGATGCTTTTAGTATTTTCAAAAAAATCATCTTTTTTCCGCCCTTTATTACTTTTGTGGTGGCTTGTTTAATGAATGTATTTCAATATGATTTAGATTTAAATCTTCAGACTGTTTTATTAAAAATAGGAAGTTTGGTAACTCCTCTTGCTTTACTTTCGGTAGGATTGCAACTTACTTTTGATCGAAAAAGCCAGCATTGGCGATTTCTTAGACTTGGACTTTTCTTTAGGCTTATTGTGACTCCATCTATCATCTTGGTTCTGTATGTTTTTGTTTTCAACCAACATTCTGAAGCCATAAAAATAACCATTATGGAAATGGCGATGGCACCCATGATTACAGGTGCAATTTTAGCTTCGACCTATGGTTTAAAACCAAAATTAAGCAGTATGATGATTGGTTTCGGAATTCCAATTTCCTTTGTAACCCTTGCTATTTGGTACTTTGTGGTAAGTTTTATTTAG
- a CDS encoding serine hydrolase domain-containing protein produces MFAQNHEQYADSIRVSNAIPELSYAVVSGDKILETNALGVHSVDLKDAATLNDRFHIGSNTKAMTAFVIAKYVEKGKLKWSTKFFDLFPDLKKTSKTDYYNITLEELVSHQARIQSFQGENDPAVPDFKGTHQEKRNQFGKFVLTLDPAKIDSEHKYIYSNAGYTLATMMLEKVTGKSWEQLIDQVFNKDLKLDVKLSWPENQIAKDTWGHLFENNKLIPVPSNTDYHLDYTEPAGDINIKLTDYIKFIQLNIRGLQGHDNYLKASTYHFIYKGIEGYSLGWFNSYEDNKDFSTHSGTAGTYYTIAAIDRRNFIGYIIFTNSFNESTVNGVRLLMRKLKKDYGS; encoded by the coding sequence ATGTTTGCACAAAATCATGAGCAATATGCAGATTCAATTAGGGTATCGAACGCTATTCCGGAACTGAGCTATGCTGTAGTTTCTGGCGATAAAATTTTAGAAACAAATGCATTAGGGGTACATTCGGTTGATTTAAAAGACGCTGCGACTTTAAATGATCGATTTCATATTGGTTCAAATACCAAGGCGATGACAGCTTTTGTAATTGCCAAATATGTTGAAAAAGGTAAGCTAAAGTGGAGTACTAAATTCTTTGATCTTTTTCCGGATTTAAAGAAAACCTCAAAAACCGACTATTACAATATAACGCTTGAAGAACTAGTATCTCATCAAGCCAGAATTCAGTCTTTTCAGGGAGAAAATGATCCTGCAGTTCCTGATTTTAAAGGAACGCATCAGGAAAAGAGAAATCAGTTTGGCAAATTTGTATTAACCTTGGATCCGGCCAAAATTGATTCGGAACATAAATATATCTATTCTAATGCAGGTTATACTTTAGCGACTATGATGCTCGAAAAAGTAACCGGAAAAAGTTGGGAGCAATTAATAGATCAGGTATTTAATAAAGATTTAAAACTAGATGTGAAGCTCTCTTGGCCAGAAAATCAAATTGCGAAAGATACCTGGGGACATTTATTCGAAAACAATAAATTAATTCCAGTTCCTTCAAATACAGATTATCATTTAGATTACACAGAACCTGCAGGTGATATTAATATCAAACTTACCGATTATATTAAATTTATTCAGCTTAATATTAGAGGGCTTCAGGGGCACGATAATTATTTAAAAGCAAGTACTTATCATTTTATTTATAAAGGAATTGAAGGATATTCTTTAGGATGGTTTAACAGTTATGAGGATAATAAAGATTTTTCAACACATTCCGGAACCGCTGGAACGTATTATACAATTGCTGCCATTGATAGAAGAAACTTTATAGGTTATATTATTTTTACCAATTCTTTTAATGAATCTACAGTAAACGGAGTGCGATTATTAATGAGAAAATTGAAAAAGGATTATGGTAGTTAA
- a CDS encoding Rrf2 family transcriptional regulator: protein MISGKFAITIHILTLLTKFPNDYLSSEYIAGSINLNPVLVRKEIANLKANHIVESKEGKNGGTKLSVDPSKITLKEIFEMTFESIGLGYAKNQPNPDCPVGKKINQNLSALYADMNQKVSLQLEGISLEDFSNQF from the coding sequence ATGATTTCAGGTAAATTTGCCATAACGATTCACATTCTTACTTTGCTCACAAAATTCCCAAATGATTATTTGTCATCTGAGTATATTGCAGGAAGCATAAATTTGAACCCTGTTTTGGTTCGAAAGGAAATTGCGAATCTAAAAGCCAATCATATTGTAGAAAGTAAAGAAGGAAAAAATGGCGGTACAAAACTATCTGTTGATCCTTCGAAAATCACATTAAAAGAAATTTTTGAAATGACTTTTGAATCCATTGGTTTAGGTTATGCAAAAAATCAGCCCAATCCGGATTGTCCGGTTGGTAAAAAAATCAATCAAAATTTAAGTGCTTTATATGCTGATATGAATCAAAAAGTGAGTTTACAATTAGAAGGAATCTCTCTGGAAGATTTTTCTAATCAATTCTAA
- a CDS encoding NAD(P)-dependent oxidoreductase, which yields MKIAIIGATGFVGSAILNELASRNQDITAIARTPKDTSDATWKSADIFNVDALAEILKGHDAVINAYNPGWTNPNIYDDFIAGSKAIQEAVKKSDVKRFITIGGGGSLFVAPGLQAVDTPDFPKEYYAGATAARDYLNILKEEKELDWAFFSPAFEMHQGITTGRTGKYRLGLDNPVFNEEQRSILSVEDLAVVIADEAENAKHHQVRFTAAY from the coding sequence ATGAAAATCGCAATTATTGGAGCTACAGGATTTGTAGGCTCAGCCATTTTAAACGAATTAGCAAGCAGAAATCAAGACATTACTGCCATTGCAAGAACCCCAAAAGACACATCAGATGCAACCTGGAAAAGTGCAGATATTTTTAACGTTGATGCGTTGGCAGAAATCTTAAAAGGACACGATGCAGTTATCAACGCTTATAATCCGGGATGGACGAATCCTAATATTTACGATGATTTTATTGCCGGATCTAAAGCAATTCAGGAAGCGGTAAAAAAATCGGATGTGAAACGTTTTATCACGATTGGTGGCGGCGGAAGTTTGTTTGTTGCCCCAGGTTTACAAGCAGTAGACACTCCTGATTTTCCTAAAGAATATTACGCTGGAGCAACTGCAGCAAGAGATTATTTAAATATTTTGAAAGAAGAAAAAGAATTGGATTGGGCATTTTTCAGCCCTGCTTTCGAAATGCATCAGGGAATTACAACCGGAAGAACCGGAAAATACCGTTTAGGTCTGGACAATCCTGTTTTTAACGAAGAACAAAGAAGTATTCTTTCTGTAGAAGATTTAGCAGTTGTTATTGCAGATGAAGCTGAAAATGCAAAACATCATCAGGTTCGTTTTACTGCGGCTTATTAA
- the meaB gene encoding methylmalonyl Co-A mutase-associated GTPase MeaB, whose protein sequence is MSSSKKQSSSLQEKAGISPPEITNVAAIHQIKKNRRQQPSSTELIDGILNKNITSLSRAITLVESTNPEHAAKANEVINGCLPYANKSIRIGITGVPGVGKSTFIEAFGSYLTQLGKKVAVLAVDPSSSLSHGSILGDKTRMEELVKDENAFIRPSASGDTLGGVARKTRESIILCEAAGFDTIIIETVGVGQSETAVHSMVDFFLLLKISGAGDELQGIKRGIMEMADAIVINKADGDNIKKANQAKLEFNRALHLFPPKKSNWQPKVTTCSAITKDGISEIWDTISSYFEQTNESGFFPEKRKEQNHFWMMETINEQLKLNFYNQPEIISQLEQNKKAVQNDEISPFAAAQSLLKLYFKDTK, encoded by the coding sequence TTGTCAAGTTCAAAAAAACAATCCAGCAGCTTACAAGAAAAAGCCGGAATTTCACCTCCTGAAATCACGAATGTTGCTGCTATTCATCAAATTAAAAAAAACAGAAGACAACAACCCTCTTCTACTGAATTGATTGATGGAATTTTAAACAAAAATATTACCTCACTTAGCCGCGCTATAACTTTGGTCGAAAGCACCAATCCTGAACATGCTGCAAAAGCAAACGAAGTTATTAATGGTTGTTTACCTTATGCCAACAAATCGATCCGAATAGGTATTACTGGAGTTCCCGGTGTTGGAAAAAGTACTTTTATTGAAGCTTTTGGAAGTTATTTGACTCAATTAGGCAAAAAAGTAGCTGTGTTAGCAGTTGATCCCAGCAGTTCGCTTTCGCACGGAAGTATTTTGGGAGATAAAACTCGTATGGAAGAGCTTGTAAAAGATGAAAATGCTTTTATCAGACCAAGTGCTTCGGGAGATACTTTGGGCGGAGTTGCCCGAAAAACAAGAGAATCGATTATTTTATGCGAAGCCGCAGGTTTTGACACTATTATTATTGAAACAGTAGGTGTCGGGCAAAGCGAAACCGCCGTACACAGTATGGTAGATTTCTTTTTACTTTTAAAGATTTCCGGTGCCGGCGATGAACTTCAGGGTATCAAACGCGGTATCATGGAAATGGCCGATGCCATCGTCATCAACAAAGCTGATGGTGATAACATTAAAAAAGCGAATCAGGCGAAACTGGAATTCAACAGGGCTTTGCATTTATTTCCTCCAAAAAAATCAAACTGGCAACCAAAAGTTACAACGTGCAGCGCCATTACAAAAGATGGTATTTCAGAAATTTGGGATACGATTTCGAGTTATTTTGAACAAACAAATGAATCGGGCTTCTTTCCTGAAAAACGTAAAGAACAAAATCATTTTTGGATGATGGAAACCATAAATGAACAACTCAAACTGAACTTCTATAATCAGCCTGAAATCATTTCACAACTAGAACAAAACAAAAAAGCAGTGCAAAATGATGAAATATCACCTTTTGCAGCTGCTCAGAGTTTACTTAAATTATATTTTAAAGATACTAAGTGA
- a CDS encoding LTA synthase family protein yields the protein MKKLSFLKPIFNFIAIGLLITTLSRIFLFFIFKDRVVETPNFWYIFPIGLRMDLILLCYLSFLPAVLITFLPNKALKFTNKFLVIYSFLFLFLILFVELASPDFVKQYDTRPNKIFLDYLIYPKEVVGMLLKSYMTSIIVTFIILGVVIYFAFKKGKKYFYTTSTEYKFKLMLFPLVAFLLFFGARSSLTSKRPINASNAVFSTDQLTNTLGLNSFYTVAFAAYSIKNEGNTKMYGKMDEAEAIARVKKYMIAGPNDFTDAEIPFLHVQQPDTVLQQPYNLVIFLQESLGAEYVGILGGKPLTPEFDKLSKEGLLFTNLYCTGTRSVRGIEAVVTGFLPSPSESVVKLGNSQQGFFTLAEALKQKGYDTSFIYGGMANFDNMASFFNGNGFQDIVDQEDFDSDGNKYAFKGTWGYSDEDLVTKANNYFKAKGDKPFFSLMFSTSNHEPFEYPAGRIKPYDAKPATVNNAMKYADFSIGKFFEMAKKEPYFKNTIFIVIADHNTRTYGKNLVPINKFHIPALIIGPGVPKGTSYSKLASQIDIPPTLLSYLGLSFETPMVGRNLNKLDPKTEGRSIMQFNDINAFRVENQVVIMQPNLKPLQFEIKNDTTLVPVKLNEELAKDALAHVITAGNLYKENKYKLRKGSK from the coding sequence ATGAAAAAATTAAGTTTTTTAAAACCCATTTTTAATTTCATAGCAATCGGATTGCTAATTACTACTTTAAGCCGAATCTTTTTATTTTTTATATTTAAAGACAGAGTAGTAGAAACGCCAAATTTCTGGTACATCTTTCCAATCGGTCTTCGAATGGATTTGATATTATTGTGTTATTTATCATTTCTGCCGGCTGTTTTAATTACTTTTCTACCGAATAAAGCATTGAAATTCACCAATAAGTTTTTGGTAATTTATAGCTTTTTATTCCTTTTCCTAATTCTTTTTGTAGAATTGGCTTCGCCTGATTTTGTAAAACAATACGACACACGCCCGAATAAGATTTTCTTAGATTACCTGATTTATCCTAAAGAAGTCGTAGGAATGCTTCTTAAAAGTTATATGACTTCTATTATTGTGACTTTTATAATTTTAGGAGTTGTGATCTATTTTGCATTCAAAAAAGGGAAAAAATATTTCTATACTACAAGTACAGAATACAAATTCAAACTAATGCTTTTTCCATTAGTAGCATTTTTGTTATTTTTTGGAGCGCGTTCAAGTCTTACTTCAAAACGTCCAATCAATGCCAGTAACGCTGTTTTCTCAACAGATCAATTGACAAATACTCTTGGATTAAATTCATTTTATACGGTAGCTTTTGCAGCTTATTCGATTAAAAATGAAGGAAACACGAAGATGTACGGTAAAATGGATGAAGCCGAAGCAATTGCACGTGTAAAAAAATACATGATTGCCGGACCAAATGATTTTACTGATGCCGAAATTCCGTTTTTGCATGTACAACAACCGGATACCGTTTTGCAGCAACCGTACAATTTGGTAATCTTTTTACAAGAAAGTTTAGGCGCTGAATATGTTGGAATTTTAGGAGGAAAACCATTAACTCCTGAATTTGATAAATTATCGAAAGAAGGTTTATTGTTTACCAATTTATATTGCACAGGAACAAGAAGCGTTCGTGGAATCGAAGCAGTTGTAACCGGATTTTTACCTTCGCCATCAGAAAGTGTAGTGAAGTTAGGAAACTCGCAACAAGGATTTTTTACTTTGGCAGAAGCGTTAAAACAAAAAGGATATGACACCAGTTTTATTTATGGCGGAATGGCGAATTTTGACAATATGGCTTCGTTTTTCAACGGAAATGGTTTTCAGGATATTGTAGATCAGGAAGATTTTGATTCTGATGGAAACAAATATGCTTTTAAAGGAACCTGGGGTTATTCTGATGAAGATTTGGTTACCAAAGCCAACAATTACTTTAAAGCAAAAGGAGATAAACCATTCTTTTCATTAATGTTCTCGACTTCAAATCATGAACCTTTTGAATATCCTGCGGGAAGAATCAAGCCTTATGATGCAAAACCTGCAACGGTAAACAATGCCATGAAATACGCCGATTTCTCTATTGGGAAATTCTTCGAAATGGCGAAAAAAGAGCCTTATTTTAAAAACACTATTTTCATTGTAATTGCGGATCATAATACCAGAACATACGGAAAAAATCTAGTGCCAATTAATAAGTTTCACATTCCGGCTCTGATTATAGGACCTGGAGTTCCAAAAGGAACTTCGTACAGCAAATTAGCCAGTCAGATTGATATTCCGCCAACGTTATTAAGTTATTTAGGACTTTCGTTTGAAACACCAATGGTAGGAAGAAATCTAAATAAATTAGATCCAAAAACAGAAGGAAGATCAATCATGCAGTTTAACGATATCAATGCATTCCGTGTAGAAAATCAGGTTGTCATCATGCAGCCCAATTTGAAACCTTTGCAATTTGAAATCAAAAATGATACGACTTTAGTTCCGGTGAAATTAAATGAAGAATTAGCAAAAGATGCTTTGGCGCATGTAATTACAGCAGGAAATTTATATAAAGAGAATAAATACAAGTTAAGAAAAGGTTCTAAGTAG
- a CDS encoding DUF6268 family outer membrane beta-barrel protein produces MKKTFFYLSQLFLFLMVTITARSQSGISGEFKVDYVPFSKYVRPIDSTKTNAESNFKRAQIAFEVPLSLEMDKYNHPKLWSVFLNGSYARMENKNYEIQDLPIEFQGGFPTELLNAQIGVKHLRSISPSWSLLIMASVGVYTDMVEINKDDVLIQGGVLFIKQFNPNLALGIGPVLTNSFGVPMVLPGIYFNWESRGAVHFKITFPEGAEVGYRMSDTFDLKAVVELSGMTAETKIGNKSSLLGYQQIIAGLRPQLKFGEHWTLEPTAGTTLVRNFSTTNRKIKDIFKEKDIADPKFTTTFYGAIALKWKF; encoded by the coding sequence ATGAAAAAAACATTTTTTTATCTCTCGCAACTTTTTCTTTTTTTAATGGTGACCATTACGGCAAGGTCACAATCTGGAATCTCAGGTGAATTCAAAGTCGATTACGTTCCTTTTTCTAAATACGTGCGACCAATAGACAGTACAAAAACAAATGCCGAGAGTAATTTTAAAAGAGCTCAAATAGCTTTTGAAGTACCACTTTCTTTAGAAATGGATAAATACAATCATCCTAAACTCTGGTCTGTTTTTCTTAATGGAAGTTATGCCAGAATGGAAAACAAAAATTATGAAATTCAGGATCTTCCAATAGAATTTCAGGGCGGTTTCCCAACTGAATTATTGAACGCGCAAATAGGCGTGAAACATTTACGCTCTATTTCTCCTTCCTGGTCTTTATTGATTATGGCTTCTGTTGGTGTTTATACAGATATGGTCGAGATTAATAAAGATGATGTCCTAATTCAGGGAGGTGTTCTTTTTATCAAACAATTCAATCCTAATCTGGCTTTGGGTATAGGGCCAGTTTTAACCAATAGTTTTGGTGTGCCAATGGTACTTCCGGGAATTTATTTTAATTGGGAATCCAGAGGGGCTGTACATTTTAAAATTACTTTTCCGGAAGGTGCAGAAGTTGGTTACCGAATGTCTGATACTTTCGATTTGAAAGCGGTTGTAGAACTAAGCGGAATGACGGCAGAAACCAAAATTGGCAATAAATCTTCGCTATTGGGATATCAACAAATTATTGCAGGTTTACGACCTCAGCTAAAATTTGGCGAACACTGGACATTAGAACCTACCGCAGGAACAACTCTTGTTCGTAATTTCTCGACTACTAATAGAAAAATCAAAGATATTTTTAAAGAAAAAGATATTGCAGATCCTAAATTTACGACCACTTTTTATGGAGCAATAGCTCTAAAATGGAAATTTTAA
- a CDS encoding LytR/AlgR family response regulator transcription factor, with the protein MKMKCLVIDDEPIARNGIVDFVSKIDFLEVIGTCASALEATSYIQEKDVDLLFLDINMPYLSGLEFLESLDNPPLVVFTTAYSEHALDGYRLQVVDYLLKPITFQRFYQASLKAKQWYEMLHSSKKNQLDPFLYVRQEEGFQKISWIDILYIEGMQNYAKLHFKDKVIVIHQTMISLEETLPKDIFFRIHKSFLVNITHIDSVSGGRLFIKGQELPISRTRREELLKEVVYKNLLSR; encoded by the coding sequence ATGAAAATGAAATGCCTCGTTATCGACGATGAACCAATAGCAAGAAACGGAATTGTAGATTTTGTTTCTAAAATTGATTTTCTCGAAGTTATTGGTACTTGTGCTTCGGCATTAGAAGCTACTTCGTACATTCAGGAAAAGGATGTTGATTTGTTATTTCTGGATATCAATATGCCTTATCTCTCCGGATTAGAGTTTTTAGAATCATTGGATAATCCGCCTTTGGTTGTTTTTACAACTGCGTATTCGGAGCATGCACTAGATGGATATCGTCTTCAGGTTGTTGATTATTTGTTGAAACCTATTACGTTTCAGCGTTTTTATCAGGCTTCATTAAAAGCAAAACAATGGTATGAAATGCTTCATTCTTCGAAAAAAAATCAATTAGATCCATTTTTATATGTGCGTCAGGAAGAAGGATTTCAGAAGATTTCCTGGATCGACATCTTATATATCGAAGGAATGCAAAATTATGCTAAACTTCATTTTAAGGATAAAGTTATTGTAATACATCAAACCATGATTTCATTAGAAGAAACATTGCCAAAGGATATTTTCTTCAGAATTCATAAATCTTTTTTGGTAAACATTACCCATATCGATTCTGTTTCTGGTGGGAGATTGTTTATAAAAGGACAAGAACTACCTATTTCAAGAACACGCCGTGAGGAGTTACTGAAAGAGGTAGTCTATAAAAACTTATTAAGCAGATAA
- a CDS encoding sensor histidine kinase, whose product MIEEYSFWSATTQAVLVLLCSTFLAHFLSDVILPKALRKNKMNWFAVQSVIVVLLLSFCLALIYTVFSDIGSRGRLYHGEDHLNSIQFLWARFWGSIPAAILINGTACGLRFYQEHSVIEKDHAQLQQVHLEAQIKILQDQINPHLMFNVLNHIHILMQSDVKLASVLLVQFSDILRYQLYECNKEYVPLHLEIKYLKDLIAVEETRWGNELEVKSKWNIEDGQLQIVPLLLVPLIENAFKHVSRLPNQKGYVHLSCEQSKSQLHFKIENSHTEQYKIPSKSQGLGLENVKKRLAIQYPEKHQLNINKTDFDFTGTVVLELK is encoded by the coding sequence ATGATAGAAGAGTACAGTTTTTGGTCGGCCACTACACAGGCCGTTTTGGTTTTATTGTGTTCTACTTTCTTAGCGCATTTTTTGAGCGATGTAATATTGCCTAAAGCATTACGAAAAAACAAAATGAATTGGTTTGCAGTGCAAAGCGTTATTGTTGTATTGCTTTTGTCATTTTGTCTGGCATTAATTTATACTGTTTTTTCAGATATAGGATCACGAGGCAGGTTATATCATGGCGAAGATCATCTCAACTCGATTCAGTTTTTATGGGCAAGATTTTGGGGTAGTATTCCGGCGGCCATTTTAATAAATGGTACGGCTTGCGGACTTCGTTTTTATCAGGAACATAGCGTGATCGAAAAAGACCACGCACAATTACAGCAAGTTCATCTTGAAGCACAAATTAAGATTTTACAAGATCAGATCAATCCGCATTTGATGTTTAATGTCCTGAATCATATTCATATTTTGATGCAAAGCGATGTAAAACTGGCATCTGTGTTATTAGTTCAGTTTTCGGATATTTTACGTTATCAATTGTATGAATGTAATAAGGAATATGTGCCATTACATCTTGAGATCAAATACCTAAAAGATTTAATTGCCGTTGAAGAAACCCGTTGGGGAAATGAATTAGAAGTAAAAAGCAAATGGAATATCGAAGACGGACAGCTTCAAATTGTGCCGTTGCTTTTGGTTCCGCTGATAGAAAATGCTTTTAAACATGTTTCAAGACTTCCTAACCAAAAAGGTTATGTGCATTTATCGTGTGAACAATCAAAAAGCCAATTGCATTTTAAAATAGAAAACTCACATACAGAACAATACAAAATACCATCTAAAAGTCAGGGGTTAGGACTTGAAAACGTAAAGAAAAGACTAGCGATTCAGTATCCTGAAAAACATCAGTTGAATATCAATAAAACCGATTTTGATTTTACAGGTACAGTAGTTTTAGAATTGAAATAG
- a CDS encoding porin family protein, whose translation MNKLLLLTTIFLLGLASKINAQSPLPIHVGIKGGSNYSELPVSDGFSSKHAFGYFGGAMARFDFKRFYIQNEILYSKKSSKIEKTSGTGSKNAKWKSIDIPLVIGYKVIDLSALNVRVFGGGVYSYVLDENFSSLNQLKDSYKKFDKSNIGYQVGAGIEMWKFTVDFIYQGGLNNVSKQFSSKPNSFNVSVGYFFL comes from the coding sequence ATGAACAAATTATTATTGTTGACTACAATTTTCTTATTAGGATTAGCTTCTAAAATAAATGCGCAATCTCCGCTTCCTATTCATGTAGGAATAAAAGGAGGATCTAATTATTCTGAATTACCGGTTTCAGATGGCTTTAGTTCTAAACATGCTTTCGGATATTTTGGAGGTGCTATGGCGCGATTTGATTTTAAAAGATTCTATATTCAGAATGAAATATTGTATAGCAAGAAATCCTCTAAAATTGAAAAAACTTCCGGAACAGGATCTAAAAATGCAAAATGGAAAAGTATCGATATTCCTTTGGTTATTGGGTACAAAGTAATTGATCTTTCTGCTCTGAATGTGAGAGTTTTTGGAGGAGGAGTATATTCTTATGTGCTCGATGAAAATTTTTCATCGTTAAATCAATTAAAAGATTCGTATAAGAAATTTGATAAATCCAATATTGGATATCAGGTTGGTGCCGGAATCGAAATGTGGAAATTTACTGTTGATTTCATTTACCAGGGCGGATTAAATAATGTTAGTAAACAATTCAGTTCTAAACCTAATTCGTTTAATGTTAGTGTTGGCTACTTCTTTCTATAA